Proteins from one Argopecten irradians isolate NY chromosome 15, Ai_NY, whole genome shotgun sequence genomic window:
- the LOC138309806 gene encoding piRNA biogenesis protein EXD1-like isoform X2, translating into MATKFPNEGNATGDNLSECEKMTEDSCKIVEEMTDVPDALAEIRVHDLLAVDCEGVNLGRSGELTVLTIAITNKTFIFDVLKLGKRVFDDGLRDVLEDKNKEKLMFDCRRDADSLYHQFQVNISRVLDLQLLEVMHRRKSGTSLGKSASGSRRSTRTDDVESIYGFLRCMELYLSDKEIIKKKKQGQDLLECDKDIWKTRPLTDLLKTYCCIDTTELFSLYEKLKADDDSLPRLRIASSRYADCLRSMSVRTNGIYENHAFLPVDIIPDEGSTSFPFASTQCVGCHRLFPRDEFSKTQLKNGEQKCRVCKKVKLKADVQNNRETNWMRDDCTPELYYSSDENRWADPYHDYEDDYGYEDSCYDDDW; encoded by the coding sequence ATGGCGACAAAGTTTCCAAATGAAGGCAACGCAACTGGAGACAACCTGTCAGAATGTGAAAAGATGACAGAAGACAGTTGTAAGATTGTGGAGGAGATGACGGACGTTCCAGACGCTCTTGCTGAAATCAGAGTTCATGACTTGCTGGCTGTTGATTGTGAGGGAGTTAATCTAGGGAGGTCGGGTGAACTGACTGTTCTTACAATAGCTATAACAAACAAAACGTTCATCTTTGACGTCTTGAAACTTGGAAAACGTGTGTTTGATGACGGTCTTCGCGATGTCCTTGAGGATAAGAACAAGGAAAAGCTGATGTTTGACTGTCGGCGTGATGCGGACAGTCTCTACCATCAGTTCCAGGTTAATATTTCCAGGGTGCTGGACCTTCAACTACTGGAAGTGATGCACAGGAGGAAATCAGGGACGTCCCTTGGGAAATCTGCATCCGGATCTCGTAGAAGCACACGAACTGATGACGTTGAAAGCATTTATGGATTCTTACGCTGCATGGAACTCTACCTAAGCGATAAGGAAATTATAAAGAAAAAGAAGCAAGGACAAGACCTGCTAGAATGTGACAAAGACATATGGAAGACGAGACCACTGACAGATTTGCTGAAAACATACTGTTGCATCGACACAACAGAGCTGTTTAGTCTGTACGAGAAGTTGAAAGCAGACGATGACTCACTGCCTCGTCTTCGAATCGCATCCAGTCGTTACGCTGACTGCCTCCGGTCCATGTCCGTAAGAACAAACGGAATATACGAAAACCATGCATTCTTACCGGTAGACATCATCCCAGATGAGGGATCCACTAGTTTCCCATTCGCCTCAACCCAATGCGTTGGATGTCACCGACTCTTTCCGAGAGACGAATTTAGTAAAACACAGCTGAAGAACGGAGAGCAGAAGTGTCGTGTTTGTAAGAAGGTGAAGCTGAAGGCAGATGTACAAAACAACAGGGAAACGAATTGGATGCGTGATGATTGTACACCCGAACTCTACTATTCCTCCGATGAAAATAGATGGGCAGATCCATACCATGATTATGAAGATGACTATGGATATGAGGACAGTTGCTACGATGACGATTGGTAG
- the LOC138308725 gene encoding piRNA biogenesis protein EXD1-like: MATKFPDESDATGDNLSECEKVTEDSCKIVEEMADVPDALAEIRVHDLLAVDCEGVNLGRSGELTVLTIAIPNKTFIFDVLKLGKHVFDDGLRDVLEDKNTEKLMFDCRRDADSLYHQFQVNISGVLDLQLLEVMHRRKPGTSLVKSASGSRRSTRTDDVESIYGFLRCMELYLSDKEIIKKKKQGQDLLECDKDIWKTRPLTDLLKTYCCIDTTELFSLYEKLKADDDSLSRLRIASSRYADCLRSMSVRTNGIYENHAYLPLDIIPDEGSTSFPFASTKCVGCHRLFPRDEFSKTQLKNGEQKCRVCKKVKLKADVQNNREADWMRDDCTPELYYSSDENRWADPYHDYEDLYHDYEDVYDYGYEDIYHDDDW; the protein is encoded by the coding sequence ATGGCGACAAAGTTTCCTGATGAAAGCGATGCCACTGGAGACAACCTGTCAGAATGTGAAAAGGTGACAGAGGACAGTTGTAAGATTGTGGAAGAGATGGCGGACGTTCCAGACGCTCTTGCTGAAATCAGAGTTCATGACTTGCTGGCTGTTGATTGTGAGGGAGTCAATCTAGGGAGGTCGGGTGAACTGACTGTTCTTACGATAGCTATACCAAACAAAACGTTCATCTTTGACGTCTTGAAACTGGGAAAACATGTGTTTGATGACGGTCTTCGTGATGTCCTTGAAGATAAGAACACGGAAAAGCTGATGTTTGACTGTCGGCGTGATGCGGACAGTCTCTACCATCAGTTCCAGGTTAATATTTCCGGGGTACTGGACCTCCAACTACTGGAAGTGATGCACAGGAGGAAACCAGGGACGTCCCTGGTGAAATCTGCATCCGGGTCTCGTAGAAGCACACGAACTGATGACGTTGAAAGCATTTATGGATTCTTACGCTGCATGGAACTCTACCTAAGCGATAAGGAAATTATAAAGAAAAAGAAGCAAGGACAAGACCTGCTAGAATGTGACAAAGACATATGGAAGACGAGACCACTGACAGATTTGCTGAAAACATACTGTTGCATCGACACAACAGAGCTGTTTAGTCTGTACGAGAAGTTGAAAGCAGACGATGACTCACTGTCTCGTCTTCGAATCGCATCCAGTCGTTACGCTGACTGCCTCCGGTCCATGTCCGTAAGAACAAACGGAATATACGAAAACCATGCATACTTACCGTTAGACATCATCCCAGATGAGGGATCCACTAGTTTCCCATTCGCTTCGACCAAATGCGTTGGATGTCACCGACTCTTTCCGAGAGACGAATTTAGTAAAACACAGCTGAAGAACGGAGAGCAGAAGTGTCGTGTTTGTAAGAAGGTGAAGCTGAAGGCAGATGTACAAAACAACAGGGAAGCGGATTGGATGCGTGATGATTGTACACCCGAACTCTACTATTCCTCCGATGAAAATAGATGGGCAGATCCATACCATGATTATGAAGATCTATACCATGATTATGAAGATGTCTATGACTATGGATATGAGGACATTTACCACGATGACGATTGGTAG